AAGAAAATATGCTGATATTCATACGACAATTGCTCCAGAGCCCTATTGCCCGAAAGTTAACACTGTCTATCGTGGTGTTTAGCTCTTTGATTACGATTGTGACGACAGCTTATCAGCTTATAAGTGATTATCAGGAGGATGTGAATAGAATTGATCGCGTATTTTCAAGTATAGAAGCGGTAAATTTAGAAGTATTAGCATCCAGTGTTTGGGTAATAGACGAAGACTTAATTAACACTCAACTCTATGGTTTAAGCCAATTACCTGACATTAAATATATTTCTATCCGTGATGACAGTAATCAAGAATGGCATTTTGGTGAGTATCAGAAAACGGCCGTTATCGAAAAGCAATTTCCGTTGATTTATACCAACAATGAAAATATTCCTGTTGGGACCCTTACTGTACAAGCCGATCTCAATGCCATTTATGATCGTCTGTATAATAAAACAATACTGATTTTACTGTCCAACGCGATCAAAACCTTCTTCGTTGCAGGTTTTATTTTGTTTTTGGTCTGGTTCAATGTCACCAAACATCTGCGCCAATTAAGCCAATATTGTGATGAAATTAGCTTAGACAATCCCTTTACGCCCTTAAATTTTAACCGTAAGCCACAACGTGATGAGTTCAGTTTAGTCGCCGAAGCCGTCAATACAATGCAGCAACAAATTCGAGGATCTTATCAAGATCTGCAGCAATCAAAAGTCGATTTAATGCATGCCGTTGAAGATCGAGATCGCTTACTATTATTAGAGCGTAGTTATAAAGATGAACTTGCTCGCCAAGTAAAAGAGCAAACCAGAGAACTTGAACAATCACTGCAAATGTTAAAACGAACACAACAAGTGCTGATAGAAAAAGAGAAAATGGCCGCATTAGGAGGATTAGTTTCCGGCGTCGCCCATGAAATTAATACCCCGATAGGTATTTGTTTAACGGCTGCAAGTTCACAATTGGCTTATGTAGAAGATCTGATCAAGCTTATCCATAGTGATCATGCCACATTAGAACAAATCAATGGGATTTTAGAGCAATACCAAAAAAGCAGTCAGTTAATTGTGAGTAATATCACTCGTGCCAGTTATTTAATCCAGCAGTTTAAATCTATTGCGGCAGAACAAAGCCAAGAAAAATACACTCTATTTAATCTAAATCACCAATTACGCGATATTACCGACTCAACCATAATGATATTTTCGCCGCAAAAGGTTGAGATAACCGTCAATATTGATGAGCAATTGCAGGTTTACACTAATGCCAGCCTACTCTCCCAAGCTATTAATAACGTGATATCAAATGCATTTTTACATGCATTTAAAGATACCTCACAAGCGAAGATCTGCATTAATGTAATAACTAAACCTGACACTATTGATATCGAAATTCAAAATAATGGTGCGCTTATTCCAAGTGATATTGCAGAGCATATATTTGAACCCTTCTTTACCACCGCTCGCCACAAAGGTGGCGTCGGCTTAGGGCTCGCAGCTGCATTTAATGCAATTACGCAGATAAAAGGCAGCATTCGCTATGTTGCTATGTCACCCCTTGGAGGACCTATGTTCGTGATAAGCGTGCCGCGATAACATCAGCAAAGCAGCACTTAACGATGCTAAACTGTTCTCGCGGATAATTTACTCAGTACACGACTCACAGCAACAAAAGCAAATGTTCCCGTCACCATGGTAATGGCGCCAAAGCCAGAAGCGCAATCCATCCGCATACTGCCTTGTGCTGTTTCCTTAGTGTTGCATACGCTGCCATCAGCTTGAGGATAGACTAGATGTTGGGTCGAAAACACCGCATCTACAGCAAAGCGGCGCTGAATATTTTTAGTAAAATTATAATCTTTGCGTAATATGTTGCGCACTTTTGCCAACAATGGATCTTGTACTGTTTTAGCCAAGTCAGTCACTTGAATTAAGGTCGGATCGGTTTGGCCGCCAGCACCACCAATAGTCACTAGGGCAATTTTATTGCGCTTACACCAAGCAATTAAACCTGCTTTAGGTTTTACCGCATCAATACAGTCAATCACATAATCAATATCACCACCCTGTGAGGCTGGCTTAAAATACTCCGCCAGATTGTCTAAAGTAATAAAATCTTCTACTTCATTAACCATACACTCGGGATTGATTTCACCAATGCGTTTTGCCATAACCTCGACTTTTGATTGGCCAATAGTAGAGGTTAATGCATGTATTTGGCGATTGGTATTGGTAACACAAATATCGTCTAAATCGATAAGGGTGATCTGTCCTATACCACTTCTCGCTAGAGCTTCAGCGACCCAAGTTCCGACGCCACCGATACCCACAACCACCACATGTGCTTTTGAAAAAGTCGCGAGTGCTGCTTGACCATATAAACGGCCGACACCAGCAAAACGATGAGTATAAGATTCTGACAACATTGGTTACGCCCTAATTAACGACTATTTTTTTTCGCGGCTAATTTTAAACGATTTATCGCCAAAGCTAAACGTTTGTCACGATTTGCTCGACATGAATCTGATTAAGGTGGCGGTTCAAGTTATTCATAAGCATCTGATGTAAGCATTTACTGATAATGATCCACATCAACTTGGATAAGTGTTGCGATAAAGCAATCAAAAATAGCCTGTGGTTAAACTATCCAAATAAAACTGACACTTTAGTTACTAAAAAGTGGATTGATACCTCAAGAGCACGTCTATTACGAATTAATACAAGTAATTAATCTTCGCAATAAGCCAGGAACAGCATTTTGTAGTGGTCAATAAAGGCCTCACTCTGGAGGTAATCAAATATAAATGGGTCGCACAAACTAATCGATTATCACAAAACGCTTAAAAAAATGCTTAATTTATGACCTTATTAGACTAAAGAGATCAATTTATCATTCAATATTCGCGATGATTAAATTAACATGGGCTAAAATACAATTCTGCAACTTTTGTGGTTGAGCGCTAGCCAATTTTACATAAATAGGTACGCCCCTAAGAGGCAGATTTAAGACATATATTGATTTAATTACACAAATGGTCGCTGATATCACAGATTTATCGACAAAATTTCAAGTTGGGCTTGTTTATTTGATCTAGCCCACACTATGAAGGAACTAAATCTGTGAAAATCTGCACCAGATTGTTACAGAATTAAATCTGCGACAAACTTCACTAACTAAAACCATGAAAAATGGAATATAGAACATAACGTTCTAGGGAGCATGAAAGATGAAAAAAACCTTAATCTCTGCATCGGTAGCATCAGTACTCACATTAGTTTCTTTCGCTACACTTGCTGAAGGCCCAAGTTTCTATGGACGTTTAGATTTAGCCGTGACTAATTCTGATAAAGGCGCTACAACTCAAAATGGTAAAGAAGGCACAGTATTAGAAAACAACTTTTCTAACTTAGGCGTAAAAGGTAGTGAAAAGTTTGCTAACGGTATTGAACTGTTATACCAAATGGAATTCCAAGTTGAAAATACCACTCAAACTGAAGGCAAAAATGGCAGTGACGAAGTCGTATTTAAAGCGCGTAACACATTCTTAGGTTTAAAAAGTGACGCTGGTACTGTGTTAGTCGGCCGTAACGATACAGTATTCAAACAATCTGAAGGTGGCATAGATTTATTCGGTAACTTTAACGCCGATATCGATCGTATGATTGGTGGCCAATTACGTAGAGCTGACGGTATTTGGTACTACTCACCAGTGATTGCTGGTTTAGTCACATTAAACGCAACTTATTTAATGGATGACAACTACGAAGGTTCAGATGAAGACCAATATGCATTAAGTGCAACCCTTGGTGACAAAGGTCTTAAAGCACAACCTTATTATATTGCTGCAGCTTATAACACTATTGGTGGTATTGATGCTTATCGTGGTGTGGCGCAAGTTAAGCTAGGTGAGTTCAAGCTTGGTGGTTTATACCAAAACACTGAAAGCCAAACCACTGATCAAGAAGGTGATTCTTTCTTCCTTAACGTATCTTACAACCTAAACGGCGTAAACTTAAAAGCTGAATACGGTCAAGATGAAGCTGGTTTTGGTAGTTACTACAAAAATATTAAAGAAGCGACAGGTACAGACGTAAATATCACTCAAATTACTGTGGGTGCTGACTATCGTATCTCTAAGTCAACCTTAGTTTATGGTCACTATGCTATGTATGAAGGCGACCACAAAGTCGGTACTGCTACTGTTGATTTAGAAGATGACAATATCTTCACTGTTGGTGCACGTTACGACTTCTAATCATAGTGCTAGCCGCTTCGGCTTAACAGCATAAATGATTAAAAATGCCAGTCTATGTAGACTGGCATTTTTGTATTTGTAATACCATCATTACGATGTGGTCATCAGATGTTAAACAGTGATTTAAAATTAGGCTGTTGCACTTTACGATTAACAACCGTCAGCTAAGCAATCACTTGATTGAACACTTCAACATGATGTGACTCAACCAACTCTGGCATCACATGGTGAAAATAATGCTCAATCGCATCTTTAGCGCAATGTTGATCAAACGCAGCTCGGTCGACAAACTTTTCCACAAAGGCGACTTTATTGTCATCATCAATACTGATATTCAGTTCATAACGAATACAGCCTAGCTCACGTCGAGTATCTGGAACTAAACTTGCCAATGCAGCCACTAAGGCATCGCGTTTTCCTGCTTTAGCGGTAAATTGAGCGACACAAACAATTTGTTGGGTGTTTATTGCGTAATCTGACATTATTTTTCCTTACATTAATAAATTAACAGCATATCTAAATGCTCAATCCCATCTTCAAGATACACCGCAGAATTAACCACGAAACCATGCTGTTGATAAAACTGACGTAAATAATCTTGCGCACCGATTTGGATATTGTCATTGGGCCAATGTCGTTTGGCAATACTAATAGCTCTTTGGATTAATTGATTAGCAATCCCCTGACCCCGTGTTACTTTCGCCACAGCAACACGGCCAATACTGGCCTGAGGATAACTCAGACTAGGTGCTAACACACGACTATAGGCCACAACATGGCCAAGCTCGTCCAGCCCAAGTAAGTGCCTTGTTTGCGGATGTTTGTCTTTACCATCTAACTCAGGGTACGGACAATTTTGTTCCACCACAAACACATCAACTCGAAGTTGTAATAACCCATAAAGTTGTTCCAGCGTCAATTCAGAAAAGCCAACATCTACCCATTGTAATGTCATCACAAACCTTATTTATCCCTGCTCTATACGCCATATTAGCATGATTAATGTATCTCACTAGGCTCATCTGATGGGCTTTTTTCTGGGGGTTTTCGAATAAATAATACTGCAAAGACTGCGATAAAAAGAAAACATGCCATAATAAAAAACACATCATTATAGGCTTGAATATACGCTTGTTGTGACATGGTTTTAGCAAGTAAAGCATAAGCTTGCGAGTTAGCGCTTACAGCGTCCGAGCCAGCAGTCTGTAATATCGAACTGGTGTGAGCGATATAATTATAGGCTTGCGAACTTACGGCGGGTAACGTTTCTTTTATGTGTGCCAAATGCCCCCTTGCGAGGTTATCGGTTAATGTTGCCACCAAAGCGATACCAAACGCCCCACCTAAATTACGCATCACATTGAGCACAGTCGATGCCGAAGCATTTTCATGTGGTTTTAAATGCATGGTCGCCAAAATACCAATAGGAACTAAGATAAACGGTTGACCCAAGGCGCGTACTATTTGCGAGGTAATCATCTGATCGCCCGCATAATCAAGAGTCATATTGCTATTCATGTAATAACTGGTGGCAAATAAAGCGAATCCAAGTGCAGCCAGATAACGCGGATCAAACTTCTGCATTAACTTAGGCACTAAAGGTAGTACCAGTAATTGTGGAAAACCCATCCACATAATGACTTCACCTATTTCTAGCGGAGTGTAGTCATGAATTTGTGATAGATATAAGGGGATCATGTAAATGGCCCCAAATAATGCCATACCGAGTAAAAAGTATGCCACGGTAGACAAGGCAAAATCACGCTGAGCAAGCAGACGGATATTGACTAAGGGTTGTGCTTTACGTAACTGAATCCAAATAAATAGACTGATATTAATGGCGGCAATTATCGCGAGGTTACGAATAAGATCTGAACCAAACCAGTCTTTACGATTGCCCTCTTCTAGCACCACTTCTAGGCAACCCATACCCAGTGCCATCGTCACAATACCGGAATAATCAGCATCTTTTAACTTTTCCCAAATAATGGGTTTGCGCTCTAAACCATAAGCTAACATCGCCATTACCAATAAGCCTGGCGGAACATTAATATAAAATAAATAATGCCAACTAAATTGCTCAGTTAACCAGCCTCCCAGCGTCGGCCCAATAGAAGGGGCAAATGTGGCCGTCACCCCAAACAAAGCCATACCCATAGCACGTTTATTGTCAGGTAAGCACTCAAGTATGAGTCTAAATGCTAACGGAATTAATGCTCCACCGAAGAACCCCTGCAAGGCACGAAAAGCAATCATCGACTCAAGGTTCCAAGACAAAGAACATAATATCGATGCCAAGATAAAAGCCGCTGTGGTCCAGAGTAAATAACGTCGAGTCGATAATCCGGTACTCAACCAACCCGAAAGGGGAATCGCGATCATCTCTGCCACTAAATAGGCGGTAGCAATCCAGCTCCCCTCCTCTAAAGTGGCGCCTAAACTACCTTGGATCTCTTTCATCGACGCATTGGTGATTTGAATATCCAAAATCGCCATAAATGCACCAATTAGGCCGCCCGCAACGGCTATCCAAGATCGGACACTACCACGCTGGTACCCAGTCGGTTTATCATCCTGTTTACTAGCAGAGCTAACTTCAGAAGCATTTACCTCTGCAGTTGATTGACTCATATTAATGCCCTGCTGCCGCTAACGTGGCTTGATCAGCGGACGACTTAGCCAGCGCCTGAGATTGAGCAGCAGATTCAGTATCGACTTCAACCACCGCACTCAGCCCTGGCAAAATACGTCCGATAGCAGATGAAGACTGCTTTCGTTCAAGCCGAATGCGCACCGGAATACGTTGAACAATTTTAGTAAAGTTACCGGTCGCATTTTCTGCAGGTAACAAGCTAAATTTAGAGCCCGATGCTGGAGCTAAGCTGTCGATAAATCCACTAAACACCTCATCAGGATAGGCATCTAAACTGACGTTAACGCTTTGTCCGGCTTGCATGTGCTCAATTTGAGTTTCTTTAAAGTTAGCCGTTATCCACACTTGGGTATCTGGTACTAAACTAAACAATGCTTGTCCCGGTTGAACATACTGGCCTACCATGGCACCACGCTTACCTATAATGCCTGAAAATGGCGCAGTAACGCGTGTATCAGCCAATTGAATATTAGCTAATTCGACACTAGCCTCAGCCTGCTTAACATCTGCTTGCACTTGCAATAGCTGAGCATTAAACACTGATAATTCACGCTGTTTAGCCACCAATGCAGCTTGGGCTTCATCGACATGTGCCGAGGCAGAATCGAAACCCGCCTGAAGTTGGTCAACATCATTTTGTGAGCTGTAATTACTGACTTTTAATTTTTGTGAACGTTTTAATTGTTGCTGGGCGATTAACTGTTCAGACTGTGAGGCCACAACAGCAGCCTTAGCCTGATTAATTAACGCTTGCTGCAAATCAACCTTCGCCGCCAAGGTTTGCAAGTTAGCTTGCGAGCTGGCTAATAAGGCTTTACTTTGAGCTAACTTGGCAACAAATTGGCTATCTTCAAGTTGAGCCAGTAGTTCACCTTTGCTGACATGCTGATTATCTACCACGGTAGACTGGACAATATAACCTGGCACTTTGACACTGATATTAGAAATATCGGCCTCGACATAAGCATTATCCGTTGATTCTATAAATCGAACTTGTGACCACCAATAAACACCGGCAACAACTAATACAAGGATAATACTTGGCACTAATACTAAGCGCTTATTGATAGACATGTTTGACTCCTAATTTATTCTCGCCTAGTTTACTACTGTTTCCTTTAGTTTATTAGATAGTAAAAATATAACCCACTGTTCCACAGGTGTAACAATATGGATCTAAATCGTGTACAAATTTTCTCACAGGTGGTTGAGCAAGGCAGTTTTACTGGTGCAGCCAAAGCTTTAGGGATCACCAAAGCCACAGTGAGCCGAAAGGTTGCTGAACTCGAAGCCGATGCCGGTGTGCTATTACTATTTAGAACCACTCGATCATTAAAACTGACCGAAGCGGGTTCGAGTTATTACCATCGCATCAGTAAAATTTTGCAAGATTTACAAAATGCCGAAGACTTACTCAGCGCAAGCCAACAAGACATTAAAGGCAATTTAAAAGTAATTTGTCCTATCGAGCTAGGTCAGTTATATCTGGGGCGGATTCTTGCGTTTTTTGGCGACTTATCCCAACATTACCATTGATGCAGAACTGACTAACCGCAAAGTGGATGTAATAGAAGAAGGCGTCGATTTCTTATTTCAAATTACCGAACAACACGATCCAAAGCTGCAAAGTTACTCTCTGGTGACCGCAAGCAGACAATTAATGGCAAGTCCAAGTTACCTTAAACGTCATGGAGCTCCAGCAACACCGCAGGACTTAATGAATCATACTGCAATCAAGCTTCAATCGGCCCATATTGATGGTGGCTGGCGTATTTTTGATGGCATCAAATGGCTAGATCTGGATCCACCAGCACAGCTGAAGGTCAATAATGTTACCTTTGCCCCGAGAGGCAGCCATTGAAGGCCTAGGTATTACCGCGGTACCGGTTTTTATTGCTCAAGAAGCTATTGATAGTAAGCAACTACTGCCAGTATTAGAAGATTTCCCCATGATGCAAACTAAGGTCACACTCAGCTTTCCCAAGCGAATATATCTCCCACGAAAATACCGAGTATTCATCGAATTTTTATATGATGCCCTGTTTCAGCGTTGGGGAGATGGTGTGCTGGAAATCCCCGACTTTATAGTACAAAACAATCATAATTAAAGATGAGTTTTTAAGCACAAAATAATCTATAGGATATATAGATATTTTTAACTGACTAGGTGCTAGTATCAACTCAATAAAGTGATTAATTGAGATCATAGAGGTCAGCTTTCGCACTATTAATTCGCAATATCAATGATAAGTTTGGTTCAGGAAATTGTTCAAAGGCTAGGTAAGTATTAAGCGACTGATCCATTGTCTGCTGCAATACTAACCACACACATTACATTTATTAGTCACGCATTATGCGCGCTAGGAGCTATACAAATGAGCAAAGAACGTAATAATTCAAAAGAAGCGAAGAAAAAACCGGCATTATCTTTAAAAGAGAAACGTGCAGTTAAGCAGTCAAAAAATTCACCTGAAAATTTTGCCAGCAAGATCAAATAATTTATGCGTCGTTTAACCTATAAATAGCTTGATGCAGGCATGCTGAGCACATAAAAATACCGAGCTAATTGCTCGGTATTTTTTGTTTAGCGCTTATTTATTCGCGCCCTGCTTAACAGCATTCTACTTAACAGATGGCTAGAACTTGTACTTCACGCCCACTTTAAGCTGCCAAGCTGATTTGTTGATGTCATAAGTATCGTAATTGTTAGTCTCAATACCATCTTGGCCAAATGGAACAGAATAAGTATAAACTCCCGTCGTCGCATTGTAGTCATGATCAACTAACTTAGCATTATTAAAACTTTGGTATTCAACCACGCCCCAATCTTCATTAACTAGGTTAAGTACGTTTTTGATATCAAAGTATAAAATACCTTTATGCTCGTCAGTAAATCCTGGCAACTCTTGCGTAAAGCGGAAGTCTAACTGATGTATCCATGGCTGGTTGTCAGTACCTTTTGGTGCTATACCTCCGGCATATTGGCCTAAACCAATTTCATCAATAGCCGCTTTAAACTCCTCATAAGTTAATCCACCTGCATACTCAACATTGGCATCATCAGCACCTGTTGGAATGTAAGGTAAGTAATATGATGCGCCAGCAAACTTACTTTGATCACCTAAATTACCATCACGATATGAACCTAGTGTCCAGGTTAATGGGTTACCTTCACGAGCTTCGTAGAATAAGTTAAAGCTAGAGTTATAACCTGCAACAAACTCTACATCATAACCCAAGCTAAAGGTGAAGCGATGCGGTGTTTCATAATAGCCAGTCCCCATAGTGGTGCCATTACGATCATATTGTACTGGAGTATATTGATAATTAGACGTTGCTGTAGATGACGAGCCTTGGTTGCCTTCTTCAACTGAGTTATATGCATAGCCCGCACGCATGCTAAGGCCCATATCCCACTCTTTGGCAATCGAGAAACTTAACGTCTTACTTGAGCCATCTTCTTCTGCATTGGTTAACATGAGGTCATAACGCTCGGTATTACCACCAGCACCATTATTGGCTAATGGGTCCCATGTTTCGTATACCACACGGCCAGTGGCATCGGTTTTCACTTGGCGACGGGCTAAATCAACCCAAGCTAAGTCGTTTTCTTTTTGAATGTATAAAAATTCACCACCCACAAACCAATTATCACCTAAAGCACCTAAATCCCATGTACTGTCAAAACCAATACTTGCACGCCAGTCAGAAGGTAACTCAAAGTTAGGATCGATGGCATTAACATTACCGTCCCCCCCGACTAACCCCGCTTGAGCATCAGCTGGGACGTTACCAAAATCTGGGGTGCCCCAAGCTGGGTTCCAACCATCGTTATAGCTTAATAAGCTGTTGCCATCATTTGAAAAACTATTTGAAATCCATACTGATGGCGAGCCACCACTGTAACGACCCACACCACCGTATAGAGTCACATCATCGCTTAACAGGTATTTAAGCCCTACGCGAGGTAACCAAATATCTTGGCCATCTAAGGTTTCGTTGTTAGCAAAACCATATCGATTAACAAAATTTTCATTTATGGCTGGTTTATCTGACATGCTAATGGTTTCATAACGCATGCCGAACGTGAGCTCTAAATCGGCCGTAATATCCCATGTGTCTTCAACAAATAATGCCAAGGTGTCCATGTTAAAATTGGCACTTACATCATTTGGGTTACCCGAAGTTGCATTTTGATAACGGAAACCATCGACAGTACCTGTCGCTAAGTTATCAATAGAATCAAACTCCCAATTACCCAACACATCTTGAGCAAATAAGTTAAATATTTCAACGCTATTGTATTGAGCACCAAAGCCAATATCATGATCGCCCAAGTAATAGTCGCCCACAAAACGTAGCTCAAGATTTTGGTTATTTAATTCATTTGCTTGGCGAGAACTGTCAGTACCAAAAATAACTTTATCACCTGACTTTTCGAAAGTTTGTACCGATACCATACCAATGCCTAAGTCATCAATGGTTTTCGATTTAGTGGTGGTATCTTTATAAGCAATTTTGATTTCAGTACTAAAATCGTCAGTCCAATCGCTATATAAGTTTGCCGCGTAGGTTTCTAAAGTCTCTTCTTTATCATACCAAGTGCTTGATAATTTTAATGACGAACTATTCGATGACATGTTGTTAGTTAAATTACCTACGGTCGATTGGTAAGTAAAACTAGCACGGTGTTGGTCATTAATATTCCAATCCACTTTAGCTAAGATTTTTTCATCTTTTTCTTGAGGTGAGGTGGTGTAACCGCCAATGCTATCAAGACCATAAACAGACTGGGCAATTTGCTCAATTCGAATAAGCTCTTCTGAAGTCACATCTGACTCATTGGCAAAACCAGCGCCCTTTGGCCCCCACTCAGCTGATTTTGGCGCATCAAAGTTTTCATATGAGCCAAAGAAAAACAGGGTATCTTTAATTAGAGGGAAGCCAACCGTGCCACCAAATGTGGTTTCTTCAAAATCTTGGGTTAAGGTGTCACCAGAGTCTTGGTCTTTACCATCACCAGCCATACTATCGTTGGTGGTTTCCCAAAAAACCGTACCAGATAAATCATTGGTACCAGACTTAGTGACCGCGTTAATTTGCGCACCAGTAAAGCCACCACTACGAGCGGAATAAGGCGATACGTTTAGGGCAACACTCTCTACTGCGTCGATAGAAATAGGTGAACGCTGAGTTGGATAGCCATTTGAATTAAGACCAAAATCATCGTTTTGAGAAATACCATCGACGACGAAAGTATTAAAACGTGGATTCATGCCTGCCACGCTCATTGAAATACCGTCAGTGCCCACAACAGCCATTGGGTTTTGGCGTAATACATCTTTTAAATCACGGCTAATACCGGGTGCATTAGCAATATCTTGCTC
The Shewanella vesiculosa DNA segment above includes these coding regions:
- a CDS encoding ATP-binding protein — encoded protein: MLIFIRQLLQSPIARKLTLSIVVFSSLITIVTTAYQLISDYQEDVNRIDRVFSSIEAVNLEVLASSVWVIDEDLINTQLYGLSQLPDIKYISIRDDSNQEWHFGEYQKTAVIEKQFPLIYTNNENIPVGTLTVQADLNAIYDRLYNKTILILLSNAIKTFFVAGFILFLVWFNVTKHLRQLSQYCDEISLDNPFTPLNFNRKPQRDEFSLVAEAVNTMQQQIRGSYQDLQQSKVDLMHAVEDRDRLLLLERSYKDELARQVKEQTRELEQSLQMLKRTQQVLIEKEKMAALGGLVSGVAHEINTPIGICLTAASSQLAYVEDLIKLIHSDHATLEQINGILEQYQKSSQLIVSNITRASYLIQQFKSIAAEQSQEKYTLFNLNHQLRDITDSTIMIFSPQKVEITVNIDEQLQVYTNASLLSQAINNVISNAFLHAFKDTSQAKICINVITKPDTIDIEIQNNGALIPSDIAEHIFEPFFTTARHKGGVGLGLAAAFNAITQIKGSIRYVAMSPLGGPMFVISVPR
- the tcdA gene encoding tRNA cyclic N6-threonylcarbamoyladenosine(37) synthase TcdA; translation: MSESYTHRFAGVGRLYGQAALATFSKAHVVVVGIGGVGTWVAEALARSGIGQITLIDLDDICVTNTNRQIHALTSTIGQSKVEVMAKRIGEINPECMVNEVEDFITLDNLAEYFKPASQGGDIDYVIDCIDAVKPKAGLIAWCKRNKIALVTIGGAGGQTDPTLIQVTDLAKTVQDPLLAKVRNILRKDYNFTKNIQRRFAVDAVFSTQHLVYPQADGSVCNTKETAQGSMRMDCASGFGAITMVTGTFAFVAVSRVLSKLSARTV
- a CDS encoding porin; its protein translation is MKKTLISASVASVLTLVSFATLAEGPSFYGRLDLAVTNSDKGATTQNGKEGTVLENNFSNLGVKGSEKFANGIELLYQMEFQVENTTQTEGKNGSDEVVFKARNTFLGLKSDAGTVLVGRNDTVFKQSEGGIDLFGNFNADIDRMIGGQLRRADGIWYYSPVIAGLVTLNATYLMDDNYEGSDEDQYALSATLGDKGLKAQPYYIAAAYNTIGGIDAYRGVAQVKLGEFKLGGLYQNTESQTTDQEGDSFFLNVSYNLNGVNLKAEYGQDEAGFGSYYKNIKEATGTDVNITQITVGADYRISKSTLVYGHYAMYEGDHKVGTATVDLEDDNIFTVGARYDF
- a CDS encoding putative quinol monooxygenase — its product is MSDYAINTQQIVCVAQFTAKAGKRDALVAALASLVPDTRRELGCIRYELNISIDDDNKVAFVEKFVDRAAFDQHCAKDAIEHYFHHVMPELVESHHVEVFNQVIA
- a CDS encoding GNAT family N-acetyltransferase; protein product: MTLQWVDVGFSELTLEQLYGLLQLRVDVFVVEQNCPYPELDGKDKHPQTRHLLGLDELGHVVAYSRVLAPSLSYPQASIGRVAVAKVTRGQGIANQLIQRAISIAKRHWPNDNIQIGAQDYLRQFYQQHGFVVNSAVYLEDGIEHLDMLLIY
- a CDS encoding DHA2 family efflux MFS transporter permease subunit, with the translated sequence MSQSTAEVNASEVSSASKQDDKPTGYQRGSVRSWIAVAGGLIGAFMAILDIQITNASMKEIQGSLGATLEEGSWIATAYLVAEMIAIPLSGWLSTGLSTRRYLLWTTAAFILASILCSLSWNLESMIAFRALQGFFGGALIPLAFRLILECLPDNKRAMGMALFGVTATFAPSIGPTLGGWLTEQFSWHYLFYINVPPGLLVMAMLAYGLERKPIIWEKLKDADYSGIVTMALGMGCLEVVLEEGNRKDWFGSDLIRNLAIIAAINISLFIWIQLRKAQPLVNIRLLAQRDFALSTVAYFLLGMALFGAIYMIPLYLSQIHDYTPLEIGEVIMWMGFPQLLVLPLVPKLMQKFDPRYLAALGFALFATSYYMNSNMTLDYAGDQMITSQIVRALGQPFILVPIGILATMHLKPHENASASTVLNVMRNLGGAFGIALVATLTDNLARGHLAHIKETLPAVSSQAYNYIAHTSSILQTAGSDAVSANSQAYALLAKTMSQQAYIQAYNDVFFIMACFLFIAVFAVLFIRKPPEKSPSDEPSEIH
- a CDS encoding HlyD family secretion protein, with the protein product MSINKRLVLVPSIILVLVVAGVYWWSQVRFIESTDNAYVEADISNISVKVPGYIVQSTVVDNQHVSKGELLAQLEDSQFVAKLAQSKALLASSQANLQTLAAKVDLQQALINQAKAAVVASQSEQLIAQQQLKRSQKLKVSNYSSQNDVDQLQAGFDSASAHVDEAQAALVAKQRELSVFNAQLLQVQADVKQAEASVELANIQLADTRVTAPFSGIIGKRGAMVGQYVQPGQALFSLVPDTQVWITANFKETQIEHMQAGQSVNVSLDAYPDEVFSGFIDSLAPASGSKFSLLPAENATGNFTKIVQRIPVRIRLERKQSSSAIGRILPGLSAVVEVDTESAAQSQALAKSSADQATLAAAGH